Proteins encoded by one window of Luteimonas yindakuii:
- a CDS encoding ParB/RepB/Spo0J family partition protein, giving the protein MTATKNRPATKKGTLGRGLNALLGPQGAAAPALEATPADTLQNLPIDALSPGKYQPRRTMSEDKLDELAESIRAQGVIQPIVVRDLGGRKFEIIAGERRWRASQRAGLAEVPVVVREVDDRTVIAMALIENIQREDLNPLEEAQALQRLIDEFMLTHAQAAAAVGRSRASVSNLLRLLELPPAIRILVESRQLEMGHARALLTLSPELASKLASEAVANGWSVREVEHRAQQFAEGRIPARKPKSGAKARPQQADIATLENELSASLGAKVAIAHGRGNKGRLVIHYTDLDTLDGLLERLRR; this is encoded by the coding sequence ATGACCGCAACGAAGAACCGTCCAGCCACCAAGAAGGGCACGCTGGGCCGCGGGCTGAATGCCCTGCTCGGGCCGCAGGGCGCCGCCGCGCCGGCGCTGGAGGCGACGCCGGCCGACACCCTGCAGAACCTGCCGATCGACGCACTGTCGCCGGGCAAGTACCAGCCGCGGCGGACGATGAGCGAGGACAAGCTCGACGAGCTCGCGGAATCGATCAGGGCGCAGGGGGTGATCCAGCCGATCGTGGTGCGCGATCTCGGCGGACGGAAGTTCGAGATCATCGCCGGCGAGCGTCGCTGGCGCGCCTCGCAGCGCGCCGGCCTGGCCGAAGTGCCGGTAGTGGTGCGCGAGGTCGACGACCGCACCGTCATCGCGATGGCGCTGATCGAGAACATCCAGCGCGAGGACCTCAACCCGCTGGAGGAAGCACAGGCGCTGCAGCGGCTGATCGACGAATTCATGCTGACCCACGCGCAGGCCGCGGCCGCGGTCGGCCGCTCGCGTGCGTCGGTGTCCAACCTGCTGCGCCTGCTGGAACTGCCGCCGGCGATCCGCATCCTGGTGGAATCCAGGCAGCTGGAGATGGGCCACGCCCGCGCGCTGCTGACGCTGTCGCCGGAACTGGCCAGCAAGCTCGCCTCCGAGGCGGTGGCCAACGGCTGGTCGGTGCGCGAGGTGGAACACCGTGCGCAGCAGTTCGCCGAAGGCCGCATCCCCGCGCGCAAGCCGAAGTCCGGCGCCAAGGCGCGCCCGCAGCAGGCCGATATCGCGACGCTGGAAAACGAGCTGTCGGCGTCGCTCGGCGCCAAGGTCGCCATCGCCCACGGCCGCGGCAACAAGGGCCGGCTGGTAATCCACTACACCGACCTCGACACGCTCGACGGGCTGCTGGAGCGGCTGCGGCGGTAG
- a CDS encoding DUF885 domain-containing protein — MLLPALVATALALPAAHAAPSPQAASATPSPASSAPRSEADARFEAIYTAEWAWRQAEFGRGEDDAGTEVRRGLPDVGPQAQAARLARWEQVLAELDTIDADALSAENRINLAVYRPQIENLADNVRLRSYEMPFNSDSSFWANLSFMTRRPFRTAADYETYIARLADVPRHFDQQIDNMRAGLARGFSVPRAVLDGRDVSIAAVAGLDDAEAATFWSPFARMPASIPAAEQERLRAQGRAAIESAVIPAFANLLTFFRNEYVPQARTTLAAEAMPGGEAFYRQQIREYTTLELSPQQIHDIGLAEVARIRAQMQEIIDGLDFNGDFDAFLAFLRTDPQFYAKTPEELLHRAAWISKRVDGVIGQYFDPLPRGRFTIVPVPDDIAPFWTAGRGGMGTYWLNTYDLPSRPMYNLPALTLHESDPGHAFQAALAREQGEQPDFRRNSYISAYGEGWGLYVEKLGEEMGIYETPYEHFGRLTYEMWRAARLVIDTGVHHKGWSRDQALAFLRDNTALSEHEVTTEVDRYISWPAQALSYKLGELAILALRAEAEAELGDRFDIRAFHSAVLREGSVPLPVLESQIRGFIRDAKAAPATGAQATAAP; from the coding sequence TTGCTGCTGCCTGCCCTTGTCGCCACCGCCCTCGCCCTGCCGGCCGCCCACGCGGCGCCGTCGCCGCAGGCCGCGTCGGCCACGCCGTCGCCTGCCAGCAGCGCGCCGCGCAGCGAGGCGGATGCCCGTTTCGAGGCGATCTACACGGCGGAGTGGGCGTGGCGGCAGGCGGAATTCGGCCGTGGCGAGGACGACGCCGGTACCGAGGTGCGTCGCGGCCTGCCCGATGTCGGCCCTCAGGCCCAGGCCGCGCGGCTGGCACGCTGGGAGCAGGTGCTGGCGGAGCTCGACACCATCGATGCCGACGCGCTGTCGGCCGAGAACCGCATCAACCTCGCGGTGTACCGGCCGCAGATCGAGAACCTCGCCGACAACGTGCGCCTGCGCAGCTACGAGATGCCGTTCAATTCCGACAGCTCGTTCTGGGCCAACCTGTCGTTCATGACCCGGCGGCCGTTCCGCACCGCCGCCGACTATGAAACCTACATCGCGCGGCTGGCCGACGTGCCGCGTCATTTCGACCAGCAGATCGACAATATGCGTGCGGGCCTGGCGCGCGGCTTCAGCGTGCCGCGCGCGGTGCTCGATGGCCGCGACGTGTCGATCGCGGCGGTGGCCGGACTCGACGATGCCGAGGCGGCAACGTTCTGGTCGCCGTTCGCGCGCATGCCGGCCAGCATTCCGGCCGCCGAACAGGAACGCCTGCGTGCGCAGGGCCGCGCGGCGATCGAATCGGCGGTGATCCCCGCGTTCGCCAACCTGCTGACTTTCTTCCGCAACGAATACGTGCCGCAGGCGCGCACCACCCTGGCCGCCGAGGCGATGCCGGGCGGCGAGGCGTTCTACCGCCAGCAGATCCGTGAATACACCACGCTCGAGCTGTCGCCGCAGCAGATCCACGACATCGGCCTGGCGGAAGTGGCGCGGATCCGCGCGCAGATGCAGGAGATCATCGACGGGCTCGACTTCAACGGTGATTTCGACGCATTCCTGGCTTTCCTGCGCACCGATCCGCAGTTCTATGCGAAGACCCCCGAGGAACTGCTGCATCGCGCGGCGTGGATCTCCAAGCGCGTGGACGGGGTGATCGGCCAGTACTTCGATCCGCTGCCGCGCGGCCGTTTCACCATCGTGCCGGTGCCCGACGACATCGCCCCGTTCTGGACCGCCGGTCGCGGCGGCATGGGCACCTACTGGCTCAACACCTACGACCTGCCCTCGCGGCCGATGTACAACCTGCCGGCCCTGACCCTGCACGAATCCGATCCGGGCCATGCCTTCCAGGCGGCGCTGGCGCGCGAGCAGGGCGAGCAGCCTGACTTCCGCCGCAACAGCTATATCTCGGCCTACGGCGAAGGCTGGGGCCTGTACGTGGAGAAGCTGGGCGAGGAGATGGGCATCTACGAGACGCCGTACGAGCACTTCGGCCGGCTGACCTACGAGATGTGGCGCGCGGCGCGCCTGGTCATCGACACCGGCGTGCACCACAAGGGCTGGAGCCGCGATCAGGCACTGGCCTTCCTGCGCGACAACACCGCGCTGTCCGAGCACGAGGTCACCACCGAGGTCGATCGCTACATCTCGTGGCCGGCGCAGGCGCTGTCCTACAAGCTCGGCGAGCTTGCGATCCTCGCGCTGCGTGCCGAGGCCGAGGCGGAACTGGGCGACCGCTTCGACATCCGCGCCTTCCACAGCGCGGTACTGCGTGAGGGTTCGGTGCCGCTGCCGGTGCTGGAATCGCAGATCCGGGGATTCATCCGTGACGCCAAGGCGGCACCGGCCACCGGAGCGCAGGCCACCGCGGCGCCCTGA
- the rpmB gene encoding 50S ribosomal protein L28, with protein sequence MSRVCQVTGKRTTTGNNVSHAMNKTRRRFMPNLHERRFWVASENRWIKLRVSTNALRTIDKNGIDAVIAELRKRGEKI encoded by the coding sequence ATGTCCCGAGTCTGCCAAGTCACCGGCAAGCGTACGACGACCGGCAACAACGTCTCGCACGCGATGAACAAGACCCGCCGCCGTTTCATGCCGAATCTCCACGAGCGCCGCTTCTGGGTCGCGTCGGAGAACCGCTGGATCAAGCTGCGCGTGTCCACCAACGCACTGCGTACCATCGACAAGAACGGCATCGATGCCGTGATCGCCGAGCTGCGCAAGCGCGGCGAAAAGATCTGA
- the rpmG gene encoding 50S ribosomal protein L33: MASKRDKIRLISSAGTGHFYTTDKNKKNTPGKMEIKKYDPVVRKHVPYKEGKIK; the protein is encoded by the coding sequence ATGGCTTCCAAGCGCGACAAGATCCGCCTGATTTCGTCGGCCGGTACCGGCCACTTCTACACCACCGACAAGAACAAGAAGAACACCCCCGGCAAGATGGAGATCAAGAAGTACGATCCCGTCGTGCGCAAGCACGTGCCGTACAAGGAAGGCAAGATCAAGTGA
- a CDS encoding hybrid sensor histidine kinase/response regulator — protein sequence MLPSWMLLLVSVGYAALLFAVAWWGDRNPAHVQRPALRPVVYSLALAVYCSSWTFYGAVGSAARHGLGYLPIYLGPLLLLVFGWRILERMALIAQSQSTVSIADFIAARYGRSQRLAAMVAVIALVAAVPYLALQYKAVALSLQVLGGPEMGNSSFGDPALYVALLMALFAILFGTRQVDATEHRPGMMLAIALESLVKLVALIAVGVFALTWLGGGERIAAATGTLFAHAAPDGFVAQTLLAFAAIFCLPRQFHVAIVECGDVSEIRRARWLFGGYLVIVSLMVVPIAAAGIALFDDSAAIADTYVLALPLAERREALALFAYVGGFSAATGMVIVASVALAIMVSNDLVMPLLLRRRGWAQRHGGDLAGTVLWVRRVAILCFAGLAYGYYRASGSNTTLASYGLMAFAAVAQFAPALIGGLYWRGASRQGAEAGLLIGFAVWIYTLLLPTLTDAGWFDGAWLEAGPFGFAWLRPRGLFGMQGWDPLTHGTFWALLFNIGTLLLVSQRWRPGLEEHLAAVPYLNPYAERRAPGSSEWRSGLQVRDLLTLARRIVGVRHAQRAFVEQAQSLQQALQPSAPADRGWVQFTERLLASAIGAASARLVLTSSLRGSGMDLGEVVAVLDEAGQELRFNREILSTTLENIDQGVSVVDREMRLVAWNRRYQQLFDYPDGMLYVGRPVADLIRYNAERGELGDLDDAGMDTETAKRIAYMRGGSPHVSERVLGNGLVIEVRGQPLPRGGYVTSYSDVTEYKRVERALREINETLEQRVTVRTREAEAAQQSRTRFLAALSHDVLQPLNAARLFTSALRESDGADEQRRLAERVDTSLRAAEELLDGLLDVSRLDAGALRPEWSDFDAAELMQDLAAQYAPMAAARAIELRLSVRSLPVRSDRRLLRRVLQNFLANALRYTREGRIVLAARPRGDSVALQVWDTGPGIPEHHMRQIYDEFHRYQQPFDWDERGLGLGLSICQRISRLLGHRLDARSRVGHGSVFSIMVPRAAQAAPVRMRTDSLEPGSLAGMRVLCVDNDPDILAGMQALLQRWQVEVLVATTVDAALAHMEQRPDVLVADYHLHDRLDGLDTLDALRAIAPGTPGVLLTADGSDALKQAARRRGYRVLTKPLKPASLRAFLAAQTRLMRVD from the coding sequence ATGCTGCCGAGCTGGATGCTGCTGCTGGTGTCGGTGGGCTATGCCGCGCTGCTGTTCGCGGTGGCGTGGTGGGGCGACCGCAATCCGGCGCACGTCCAGCGGCCGGCACTGCGGCCGGTGGTCTACAGCCTGGCGCTGGCGGTGTACTGCTCCTCGTGGACGTTCTACGGCGCCGTGGGCAGCGCCGCGCGCCACGGCCTGGGCTACCTACCGATCTACCTCGGTCCGTTGCTGCTGCTGGTGTTCGGCTGGCGCATCCTCGAGCGGATGGCGCTGATCGCGCAGTCGCAGAGCACGGTCTCGATCGCCGACTTCATTGCCGCCCGCTACGGCCGCTCGCAACGCCTGGCGGCGATGGTGGCGGTGATCGCGCTGGTCGCGGCGGTGCCCTACCTCGCGCTGCAGTACAAGGCGGTGGCGCTGTCGCTGCAGGTGCTGGGCGGGCCGGAGATGGGCAACAGCAGCTTCGGGGACCCGGCGCTGTACGTGGCGCTGCTGATGGCGCTGTTCGCGATCCTGTTCGGCACCCGCCAGGTCGATGCCACCGAACATCGCCCCGGCATGATGCTGGCCATCGCGCTGGAGTCGCTGGTCAAGCTGGTGGCGCTGATCGCGGTCGGCGTGTTCGCCCTGACCTGGCTCGGTGGCGGCGAACGCATCGCTGCCGCCACCGGAACGCTGTTCGCCCATGCCGCGCCCGACGGTTTCGTCGCGCAGACCCTGCTGGCCTTTGCCGCGATCTTCTGCCTGCCACGCCAGTTCCACGTCGCCATCGTCGAATGCGGCGATGTCTCGGAGATCCGCCGCGCGCGCTGGCTGTTCGGCGGCTACCTGGTGATCGTGAGCCTGATGGTGGTGCCGATCGCCGCGGCCGGCATCGCCCTGTTCGACGACAGCGCCGCGATCGCCGACACCTACGTGCTGGCGCTGCCGCTGGCGGAACGCCGCGAAGCACTGGCGCTGTTCGCCTATGTCGGCGGGTTCTCCGCCGCCACCGGCATGGTGATCGTGGCCAGCGTGGCGCTGGCGATCATGGTCTCCAACGACCTGGTGATGCCGCTGCTGCTGCGCCGTCGCGGCTGGGCGCAACGCCACGGTGGTGACCTCGCCGGCACCGTGCTGTGGGTGCGGCGGGTGGCCATCCTGTGCTTTGCCGGGCTGGCGTACGGCTATTACCGGGCCAGTGGCTCCAACACCACGCTGGCCTCCTACGGGCTGATGGCGTTCGCCGCGGTCGCGCAGTTCGCGCCGGCGCTGATCGGTGGGCTGTACTGGCGCGGCGCCAGCCGCCAGGGCGCCGAGGCCGGCCTGCTGATCGGCTTCGCGGTGTGGATCTACACCCTGCTTCTGCCCACCCTCACCGATGCCGGCTGGTTCGACGGTGCATGGCTGGAGGCCGGGCCGTTCGGGTTCGCCTGGCTGCGGCCGCGCGGGCTGTTCGGCATGCAGGGCTGGGATCCCCTCACCCACGGCACGTTCTGGGCGCTGCTGTTCAACATCGGCACCCTGCTGCTGGTGTCGCAACGCTGGCGCCCAGGGCTGGAAGAACACCTCGCCGCGGTGCCCTACCTCAATCCGTATGCGGAGCGGCGCGCGCCGGGCAGCAGCGAGTGGCGCAGCGGCCTGCAGGTGCGCGACCTGCTGACGCTGGCGCGGCGCATCGTCGGCGTGCGGCATGCACAGCGCGCGTTCGTCGAGCAGGCACAGTCGCTGCAGCAGGCGTTGCAGCCTTCGGCACCGGCCGACCGCGGCTGGGTGCAGTTCACCGAACGCCTGCTGGCCTCGGCGATCGGCGCGGCCTCGGCACGCCTGGTGCTGACCAGTTCCCTGCGTGGCTCGGGCATGGACCTGGGCGAGGTGGTGGCGGTGCTGGACGAGGCCGGCCAGGAGCTGCGCTTCAACCGCGAGATCCTGTCGACCACGCTGGAGAACATCGACCAGGGCGTGAGCGTGGTCGACCGCGAGATGCGCCTGGTGGCGTGGAACCGCCGCTACCAGCAGCTGTTCGATTATCCCGACGGCATGCTCTACGTCGGGCGCCCGGTCGCCGACCTGATCCGCTACAACGCCGAGCGTGGCGAGCTGGGCGACCTCGACGACGCAGGCATGGACACCGAGACCGCCAAGCGCATCGCCTACATGCGCGGCGGCTCGCCGCATGTGTCCGAACGCGTGCTCGGCAACGGGCTGGTCATCGAAGTCCGTGGCCAGCCGCTGCCGCGTGGCGGTTATGTCACCAGCTACAGCGACGTGACCGAATACAAGCGCGTCGAGCGCGCGCTGCGCGAGATCAACGAGACCCTGGAGCAGCGCGTCACCGTGCGCACCCGCGAGGCGGAGGCCGCGCAGCAGTCGCGCACGCGCTTCCTCGCAGCACTCAGCCACGACGTGCTGCAGCCGCTCAACGCGGCGCGGCTGTTCACCTCGGCGCTGCGCGAAAGCGACGGGGCCGACGAGCAGCGGCGGCTGGCCGAGCGCGTGGACACCTCGCTGCGCGCGGCCGAGGAACTGCTCGATGGCCTGCTCGACGTGTCGCGGCTGGACGCGGGCGCGCTGCGCCCGGAATGGTCGGACTTCGATGCCGCCGAACTGATGCAGGATCTCGCCGCACAGTACGCACCGATGGCGGCGGCGCGCGCGATCGAGTTGCGCCTGAGCGTGCGGTCGCTGCCGGTGCGCAGCGACCGCCGCCTGCTGCGGCGCGTGCTGCAGAACTTCCTCGCCAACGCACTGCGCTATACCCGCGAGGGCCGCATCGTGCTGGCGGCGCGGCCGCGCGGCGACAGCGTCGCACTGCAGGTCTGGGATACCGGGCCGGGCATTCCCGAACACCATATGCGGCAGATCTACGACGAGTTCCATCGCTACCAGCAGCCGTTCGACTGGGACGAGCGCGGGCTCGGGCTGGGCCTGTCGATCTGCCAGCGCATCTCGCGCCTGCTCGGCCATCGACTGGATGCGCGCTCGCGCGTGGGCCATGGCAGCGTGTTCTCGATCATGGTGCCGCGCGCCGCGCAGGCCGCACCCGTGCGCATGCGCACCGACAGCCTCGAACCCGGATCGCTGGCCGGCATGCGCGTGCTGTGCGTGGACAACGACCCCGACATCCTCGCTGGCATGCAGGCGCTGCTGCAGCGCTGGCAGGTGGAGGTGCTGGTCGCGACCACGGTCGATGCCGCACTCGCGCACATGGAGCAACGCCCCGACGTGCTGGTGGCCGACTACCACCTGCATGACCGCCTCGATGGGCTCGACACGCTCGATGCACTGCGCGCGATCGCGCCCGGCACGCCGGGTGTCCTGCTGACCGCCGATGGCAGCGACGCGTTGAAGCAGGCCGCGCGCAGGCGCGGGTACCGGGTGCTGACCAAACCGCTCAAGCCGGCGTCGCTGCGCGCGTTCCTGGCCGCGCAGACGCGGCTGATGCGCGTGGATTGA
- a CDS encoding exopolysaccharide biosynthesis protein, whose amino-acid sequence MTDTRTRSDALGNRLEQIIAELDGEHLSLGGIIERIGSEGLLLLSMLLTVVFLIPVSIPGVSTVFGAALLLIGISRLTRRPLWLPVRLRERRLPAEKLRNGLRRGLSWVRRLERVSRPGRLAALADSRAIDTFNSLAFIFAALLLMAPFGFVPFSNTFPAVALLFYAIGMIQRDGGAILLGHLATIGTVVYFAVLIGGGGYALHALWRMVGGS is encoded by the coding sequence ATGACCGACACCCGTACCCGCAGCGACGCGCTGGGCAACCGCCTCGAACAGATCATCGCCGAGCTCGACGGCGAGCACCTCAGCCTGGGCGGCATCATCGAACGCATCGGCAGCGAAGGCCTGCTGCTGCTGTCGATGCTGCTGACCGTGGTGTTCCTGATCCCGGTATCGATCCCCGGCGTGAGCACGGTGTTCGGCGCGGCGCTGCTGCTGATCGGCATCAGCCGGCTGACCCGGCGTCCGCTGTGGCTGCCGGTGCGCCTGCGCGAACGCCGGCTGCCGGCGGAGAAGCTGCGCAACGGGCTGCGCCGCGGGCTGTCGTGGGTGCGCCGGCTCGAGCGCGTGAGCCGCCCCGGTCGCCTGGCGGCGCTGGCCGACAGCCGCGCCATCGACACCTTCAACAGCCTGGCCTTCATCTTCGCCGCGCTGCTGCTGATGGCGCCGTTCGGCTTCGTACCCTTCAGCAATACGTTCCCGGCGGTAGCGCTGCTGTTCTATGCGATCGGCATGATCCAGCGCGACGGCGGCGCGATCCTGCTCGGCCATCTCGCGACCATCGGCACCGTGGTGTACTTCGCCGTGCTGATCGGCGGTGGCGGCTACGCGCTGCACGCGCTGTGGCGGATGGTCGGCGGCAGCTGA
- a CDS encoding response regulator transcription factor, which yields MAQTILVADDHPLFREALRGAVARTLPAARLCEASDTASLYVLVEAEPDADLLLLDLNMPGAQGFSALVHLRAQHPQLPIVIVSAREEPSVMRRALDHGAMGFIPKSADTQVLGEALQRVLDGDRWIPAAASAAPAASADEHDVAARIRDLTPQQFRVLQMLGEGMLNKQIGYELGVSEATVKAHMSAILRKLGASNRTQAVLIAGRLAVDPAAVTAPPVDVEDG from the coding sequence ATGGCCCAGACCATCCTCGTCGCCGACGACCATCCGCTGTTCCGCGAAGCGCTGCGCGGCGCGGTCGCGCGCACGTTGCCGGCCGCCCGCCTGTGCGAGGCCAGCGATACCGCCAGCCTCTACGTGCTGGTCGAGGCCGAGCCCGATGCCGACCTGCTGCTGCTGGACCTCAACATGCCCGGCGCGCAGGGCTTCAGCGCGCTGGTGCACCTGCGTGCGCAGCATCCGCAGCTGCCGATCGTGATCGTCTCGGCGCGCGAGGAGCCCAGCGTGATGCGGCGCGCGCTCGACCACGGTGCGATGGGCTTCATCCCCAAGTCGGCCGACACCCAGGTGCTGGGCGAGGCCCTGCAGCGCGTGCTCGACGGCGACCGCTGGATTCCCGCCGCCGCCAGCGCCGCCCCCGCGGCGAGTGCCGACGAACACGATGTCGCCGCACGGATCCGCGACCTCACCCCGCAGCAGTTCCGCGTGCTGCAGATGCTCGGCGAGGGCATGCTCAACAAGCAGATCGGCTACGAGCTCGGCGTTTCAGAAGCCACGGTGAAGGCCCACATGAGCGCGATCCTGCGCAAGCTCGGTGCGTCGAACCGAACACAGGCGGTGCTGATCGCCGGCCGGCTGGCGGTGGACCCGGCCGCCGTCACCGCACCGCCGGTCGATGTCGAGGACGGCTGA
- the acs gene encoding acetate--CoA ligase: protein MSTPPSVYPVPEALAAQAAIGRGDYERLYDESVRDPDAFWARAAQRLQWMQVPTQIRDVSFALEDFRIRWYGDGELNASVNCLDRHLDTRGDKTAILWEGDDPATPPRHVSYRELHARVCRLANALRSLGVRKGDRVTIYLPMIVESAVAMLACARVGAVHTVVFGGFSPASIADRVADCGSKLIITADEGLRGGRRIPLKANVDAALKLPGTNSVETVLVVRHTGGAVGMQMPRDRWYDAVVDDQPDTCEPERMNAEDPLFILYTSGSTGKPKGVLHTTGGYLVFASYTHEAVFDLREDDVYWCTADVGWVTGHSYIVYGPLANGATSLMFEGVPNYPSVSRFWEVVDRHKVSIFYTAPTAIRALMRDGDAPVKSSSRASLRILGTVGEPINPEAWRWYHGVVGDGRCPVVDTWWQTETGGILIAPLPGAIDAKPGSATRPFFGVQPAIVDAQGTVLEGEAEGNLVILDSWPGQMRTVYGDHQRFIDTYFSAYPGSYFTGDGCRRDADGDYWITGRVDDVINVSGHRIGTAEVESALVSHPKVAEAAVVGFPHDIKGQGIYAYVTLVAGEEGTDALLKELVAHVRGEIGPIATPDHLQWAPGLPKTRSGKIMRRILRKIAENAPDQLGDTTTLADPSVVESLLRERRGAAG from the coding sequence ATGTCCACGCCCCCTTCCGTCTATCCCGTCCCCGAGGCCCTTGCCGCGCAGGCCGCGATCGGCCGCGGGGACTACGAGCGCCTCTACGACGAATCGGTGCGCGATCCCGACGCGTTCTGGGCGAGGGCCGCGCAACGCCTGCAGTGGATGCAAGTGCCCACGCAGATCCGCGACGTCAGCTTCGCGCTGGAGGATTTCCGCATCCGCTGGTACGGCGACGGCGAGCTCAATGCCAGCGTCAATTGCCTCGACCGCCACCTCGACACGCGCGGCGACAAGACCGCGATCCTCTGGGAAGGCGACGACCCGGCCACGCCGCCGCGGCATGTCTCCTATCGCGAACTGCATGCGCGCGTATGCAGGCTCGCCAACGCGCTGCGCAGCCTCGGCGTGCGCAAGGGCGACCGCGTCACCATCTACCTGCCGATGATCGTGGAATCGGCCGTGGCCATGCTGGCCTGCGCGCGCGTCGGTGCGGTGCATACGGTGGTGTTCGGCGGCTTCTCGCCGGCGTCGATCGCCGACCGCGTGGCCGACTGCGGCTCGAAACTCATCATCACCGCCGACGAGGGGTTGCGTGGCGGGCGCCGGATCCCGCTCAAGGCCAATGTCGACGCGGCGCTGAAACTGCCCGGCACCAACAGCGTGGAAACCGTGCTGGTGGTGCGCCACACCGGCGGTGCGGTCGGCATGCAGATGCCGCGCGACCGCTGGTACGACGCCGTCGTCGACGACCAGCCCGACACCTGCGAGCCCGAGCGCATGAACGCGGAGGATCCGCTGTTCATCCTCTACACCTCCGGTTCCACCGGCAAACCGAAGGGCGTGCTGCACACCACCGGCGGCTATCTGGTGTTCGCCAGCTACACCCACGAGGCGGTGTTCGACCTGCGCGAGGACGACGTGTACTGGTGCACCGCCGACGTCGGCTGGGTCACCGGCCACAGCTACATCGTCTACGGCCCGCTGGCCAACGGCGCGACCTCGCTGATGTTCGAGGGCGTGCCGAACTACCCGAGCGTCTCGCGCTTCTGGGAGGTGGTCGACCGCCACAAGGTCAGCATCTTCTACACCGCGCCGACCGCGATCCGCGCGTTGATGCGTGATGGCGACGCACCGGTGAAGTCGTCCTCGCGCGCCTCGCTGCGCATCCTCGGCACCGTCGGCGAACCGATCAATCCGGAAGCCTGGCGCTGGTACCACGGGGTGGTCGGCGACGGCCGCTGCCCGGTGGTCGATACCTGGTGGCAGACCGAGACCGGCGGCATCCTCATTGCGCCGCTGCCCGGCGCCATCGACGCCAAGCCGGGGTCGGCGACCCGGCCGTTCTTCGGCGTGCAACCGGCCATCGTCGATGCGCAGGGCACCGTGCTCGAGGGCGAGGCCGAGGGCAACCTGGTGATCCTGGATTCGTGGCCGGGGCAGATGCGGACCGTCTACGGCGACCACCAGCGTTTCATCGACACCTATTTCAGCGCCTATCCCGGCAGCTATTTCACCGGCGACGGCTGCCGCCGCGACGCCGACGGCGATTACTGGATCACCGGCCGCGTCGACGACGTCATCAACGTGTCGGGGCACCGCATCGGCACCGCCGAGGTCGAAAGCGCGCTGGTCTCGCACCCGAAGGTGGCCGAGGCCGCGGTGGTGGGTTTCCCGCACGACATCAAGGGCCAGGGCATCTACGCCTACGTGACCCTGGTGGCCGGCGAGGAGGGCACCGACGCGCTGCTGAAGGAACTTGTGGCGCATGTGCGCGGCGAGATCGGCCCCATCGCCACGCCCGACCATCTGCAATGGGCGCCGGGGCTGCCGAAGACGCGCTCGGGCAAGATCATGCGGCGGATCTTGCGCAAGATCGCCGAGAACGCTCCCGACCAGCTCGGCGACACCACCACGCTCGCCGATCCCTCGGTGGTGGAATCGCTGTTGCGCGAACGCCGGGGTGCCGCGGGCTGA